The nucleotide window GGCAAAGATGGAGGAGGCATTCTgttctattcattttttccccttatcaaaatatcagaaagtaGGAGCAGCTCAgtagtacagtggttagagtactaAGCCTGAGTCAGaaggtttcaaatatggcctcagatacttcctagctgtgtgaccctgggcaagtcacttaagccctactccctagcccttgccattcttctgtcttagaactgatagtaagctagaaattaagggtttaaaaataataataatagtaatatcagAAAGTATTCTACAGCTAGGATGGGAGAACTGAGGCTAATACATTCTGTGTTTCCATCGTGGGATGTAGAATAGTGCAATTCTACCTTTTCTTGGATAGCTGAGGGTGTATAATGAACAGCTTTCTGATGAGAGGCAGTGTGATGTAATAGATTGGgaaccaggcatggagtcaggaagacatgagttcatgTCCTGGCTCTGACACATCCCTACTATGCAAATGTCACCTCTTTGTACCCCAAACAATTCTTCAGAACTttaagttgggggcagctagggtgGCTCCATGCATAGAACACtgagcctgaagacaggaggaccTGCATTCATATCTGAgcttagacccttcctagctatgtgaccctgggcaaggcacttaactccacttgcctagcctttgcccttctttcttagaactgattcaaaatcagaaagtaagagttaaaaaaaagaaaagaaaaagctcttCAATACAGAGAGAGTTGTTCAGCATTGGTAGAGGGGATCTTCTCACCAGGGATTCCTtagaaatcataggtctagtctcCCACAAAATACTTCCTGGAAAGTATGTAAGAtcctagagaaaaaaacaaaacaaaatgaaacaacaaGGTACTTTCCTTCCTTGAAGGTAtttaataacaaggaaaaattcTATGTTTTATTCAACAATAAAGAGATTATCCTGTCCAAAAATAACAAGATGGTGAACAGCAAAGATGTCAAGGCTGACTCCAATGCATCTCAGTTGAGCTGTTTCCTCTCTTTGCCTTAGGAATTGCTCCTATACCTCCCTCTCGGGGCCTGAGCTGGGAAGCAGCAGGACTTGGAGGAAACATCTTTGTGCCCCAGAAGCAGAATTCAGTGGAAGACCTTTTACAGTCAAATGCATCCACACTAGCTAAGCTGCAAATATCCCGGGAACAACTTTCAGAAGATGTGGAGGAGATCCACATAGGAACTTGTGGAACCATTTACCGGGCCAAGATGAACACTGGAGACTCTTCTAAATCCAAGAGTGTTGTCCTTAAGGCTTTGAGAGGTAACTTAATGAGGTCTACcctgctcccttcctctctttatttccctatcATGTTACTCTCAGTTAACCTGAGAGGGTCCCCAGACAGAACCTATCTTTTAGGTGTCAGCTCAGCCTCTTCTGATGAGATATTAGAGCCCTATTTTCTATACTATGGCACATCTAGTAGTCTAATTAAGTTTTCTGGTATGATCATTGCTCTTTGTTTCCCCAAATATGACCTTTTCCTGATTACACCTCTCTCACTGGCAATCTAATAGTGAAGAATGAATTTTGGAaaatagggaaggagaaaaattcaAGAATAGCAATCAAAGGGCATATGTggcaataatattttaatgtgaaAATCCTTCAGTCTGAAAGTTATACATGAGTTATGTTACCATTTAATATAAAACACATATGACTTGTCATTTTCATGCATGAAAAAACCCATGATGTAGTAAAAAGAATAGTACCTCCTTTGCCACTTGACTAGCTTAGACTttgttttctccatttgtaaaaaagTAGCATAGCATAATAAAAAGGGCATCAAATTTAAAGTCTGAGGATTTTAAGTTCAAGTCCCTGTTccaaaaaaatgagggaaatggactagatgacctctcagtgtcttttgagctctaaatctatgatccaattaATAATATGTTCACCCAAAGCATGAGGCCATATTATTGcctacatttttacaaatgaggaaactgaagttcagatgTTAAGGGTTTTGCCCAAGGGCCTATAGCTACCTGGTGGCATAGCCACTGCTCAAATCTGAGACTCCTGGCTCCCAGTTCAATATCTTTTAATTTGAGAATCTCTTGCAATACCTTTTGACTCCTCTAAGATCTATGATATGGTCTTTCCTTTGAGAAAATATCAGTGAAGACCTCAGTATCATGAGTATCTGCTTCTTCAAACCAACTTTCTAACTACTCAGTTCTTATCTACTTTGACCACTGACTATGTATATCCCCTTCATGAGACCTCAACAGAAACTTAGGCAAGATTGTTCTTTACCCATAAATTCCTCCACAGCCATGATATTCTCTCTGCTTACCATCTCTGTCTCCCCTCTTCTGTAGAACCAACAGGATTTCATGAGATTCAAGATTTTTTGGGACGGATTCATTTCCACCATTTTCTGGGCAAGCACAAAAATTTGGTTCAGCTTGAAGGCTGTTGCACACAGAAGTTGCCCCTCTACATGGTACTGGAAGATGTGACCCATGGTGACTTGCTCAACTTCCTTTGGACTTGCCGCCGGGTGAGCTGGCCTCTATGTGTGTGCACATGATTGTActcatgtgcatgtgtgtatgcaaAGAAGTTTGGGTTTAAGACAAGAGAGACGTGGAATTGTATTGGTTTGAGTGGCTGTCTAGCtgtttgcttctattttcaggatttttttccccctaatgtGTCAAACTaagtatattttccttttttatttctacctTTAGCTTCTAGAAATGTTGACTCAAAAAAGGTGCATTTATTTTCCAACCTCATATTatacttcaatatttcaaagGCTTTATAATCTCAATGTAGTGTGAATTGTCACATATCCAAGCTTTCTTATCccatatcattcttttccataaccTTAAATGAATCCTCCATAGAAGATCAGCCCCCAAAACTGGGCACCTATATTGTGATAATAGCTTATCAATCAGGTTGTACATTTATTGTTACCCATTTTTGCTACTTGACTGGCTGATGAAAAATTTCTCTCGTACATTTATAGTCTAAGATATTTTATGTTGTTTCTTAAATGCAAGCCATAATTAGTGATATGGTCATCTACCGACAGTTCCCCTAGAtccccccatttttctttgagtcaCTTTTCATCTTGGTTCTCTAGAAGAATACTAATGTTAAAAATATGTCTTTTTGAATGTCAAGGGACAATCGGGATCATTGAAAGCCCCACAAAATTTCAAAAATGCAAGCCAACCTGCTTTCTCCATTCTGTTCAATTGTAGGAGAAGCTCATTGCTCATTTGTCGTGCTGGTCCAAACTCTATAAAGTTGTAGTATAGATTTATGGATTGCCCACAAAACTGCAAATCATGGTATAGCTCTTAGGCATTCTTCATTCCCTTGGCTTTTCTTAGGCAGACTATTAGCCCCTTCTCCTTTGAGTCATTATAGATTTCTCTGAGGAGACCATGTTCTAGGACTTGAAGCATTTTGTCACCCACAAATAGGAGCATTGAGAGGATCTGAGCATCTATGgagaattaatttttcatttagagTCTGTGACAGTGATAAACTACTTTGGCAAGCGTATGCCTATCTAGTTTGTTCATTGCTTAATCAGAATACGAAAGAATTATTAAATGAAGTTATTGTTGTTTTCTCTATCAAAAACATTTTGTGTAATCTTAACATGGATTAATCTGTTGGAGGAGGCTCTATTGATGCAAATACTTGTTTGTCCTTATAAAATTGACACACAGTAAAAAACATGCTCTACTATCCTGAGACATGGcttctggaagaaaagaaaatgtttgcaTGTATAAACCTGCCtattcttttctaatatttttattaaaggtACCCTTGATTTAGTTTATCATTATTGAGtttttataaagatgagaaagtagGATGAGCAGTTTCTGATGTCCTCTTGATTTTCTTGGGGGAAAAATCTCAATTCAGTTCAactgacatttattaattactaaatatgtgccagacattgtgctaggtaTTGAGGCTACTCAGATTAATATGTGATCCCTCAACTGGTATGGAAGTTCCCTTCCCAGTGCAGATCCTAATGCATCCATGCCTGACCATCTTATGTGACTTTATCCATGTTCTATCACATGTCCACCATGGAGGGTTCCCAACCAATGTTCTAGAGATTATCTTTTGACACCAGTGGAATACTCTACCATCCACACAACATCTCGTTGAAGCATACAATTCTTTGACGATATCTTTTTTTGTGTTCTTCTTAGTTCTTCATTAGTTATATACACAGTCTGTTTATACCCTCCATGTGGATCTCCATTGCTCTgtgtgttattcttttttttttttttggtttgtttttataagTTTAATTATGTGATACATGTCATACTTTAAAAAGATTATAGTGAAGTTTTGCTACCTTATATTTCTCTTGAGATAGTAATTTTTATCATCGCTATTGATATCAGAGGCAGTTAGAtgaatcagtggatagagctctgggccttttaattcttttgaaacTGTTGGATCCCCTATTTCAGGGCTATATAGCTATAGCAGCAGAATATTGGAATTAAGAGAGAGATCTCTGTTTTCATGAAAAGTCATGGAAGCCACACTTTCTCTATTCAACTCTAGCCTGAACTTTTTGCCCGTTTATACTGTCTTTCTCAAATATGAAGTTGGACAAGTTCTATTGGTTGTCCATCCAAATCATACTGTAATTTGGGTAAGATACGTTTTTCAATTGCTTGATCTTTCCTGTGTGAATGGCCAGAGCAAATCTACAAGTGGTCACATATCTCTTGCAAAAGACTCTACAATGTCATAGGGAAGCTTGATATAATCAGCACAAAGCTGTCCCCAGACAGAAATGTCTAGAGGGCCTCATTATCCACAGAGAAAACCTCTTCAATTTATATGCTTTGCAATCTCTAGGGCCAAACAGAAAAAgttcaataaatccccttttcATAGGGAGCCCTTGAAATAAATCACTTAGTGGCTACCTTCCTAgggatttctttttatattcttcccCAAGTTGCTCCTCCAAGAGGAGGGAGAACTTTGTATTCAGCATTGTGCTTGAAGCCTTTCTAGCTATACAGATTCTGTCAGAGTTGCATTGTATTGGCATAGGCTTCATAGTCATTATGAATAGGACTTTTGGGGAGAATGTAATATTATTAAGTTAAAATATCCAGAAACCCGGGCTTCTTTATCTCattatttttcctgaaatttctcaaatctctaccttcttccttttaaaaggaaaaaaaatgaaaaaaattctgtttatttggttttttggttCAGCCATCCAGCTGTAaaattgaatgaatatttactgGTCTCCCACAATGTGCTGTAGCCCCATGGTCAAGATGTCTATCTTTCCTTAAGTGATATTGTAAGCTCTGTAAGGGCAGGGgatgttttacttttaaaatctgTATAAATAATCCAAAGAGGCAAAATGAACAGCATTTATATTTTACTGTATTTGTTTTAGTGCATTTTCAGCTATTTCTTGGCTTTTATCCTATAATCACCCATACACTTAATCTCATTTACATGGAGTCAGAATGGCAACATGCCTAGAGTCCATGAGgccctgaattcaagttctgcctctgatacatctTGGCTCTGTCCTTGGTTAAGTAACTTAATTTTTCTAAGCCTTAGCTAGTTCTCTAAGACTAGTGATTGTAACTGAGTTGCTGACCTGTATTGGTAAAGAGTTTTCTTAACAGGGAGCTCCTTAtactaaaaaaaatcacaggccTGACTATAAAATAATGATTAAGAAGAGTATTTGGGTAGCGTCTCCCCACTTCCCCCTGTTGACCCCTAAACTAGTTCTTACACATCGCTTATCATGTAGACCCAAACATAAGTGTGAAAGAAAATTTCTGACCAGTGGGGTAATTAAATATAGAAATGGCTGTTCCATTTTGTTGTCACCttgattattcattttttaaattaaattccatCATTATCCTATTTTATATCCCATAAACATATATGCCTTTAGCATTTAGTGTTTGTTTCATTGCCCTCTTCTGCTGTGGCTATTTAGCTGAAAGTCTATTTTCCTGTATCTCTGAATCTCTGTATCTCTGTTCATATAGTTTTCACTTGGCCTTTGTCTCTATTTCTAATTTTCAATGTCTATgtatcattaaaaatgttttgtctctgtctttcctcctGCTAACATTTTTTGGCCAACTAGTTATGGAACATCCTTGATGAAATACTTTTCCCCCCCTCTCTTCTTCACTCTCTTTAGGATGTGATGACAATGGATGGCCTCCTCTATGACCTCACAGAGAAGCAAGTCTATCATATTGGGCGACAGGTTCTCATGGCTTTGGTGAGACTTGGCAGATATACTCAAGGGTtttggaagggaggggagagacatAATTTGAATGGGATGATCAAGGCATTACCTCAAATTTAAAGGATTCTGAAAAATTTTTGTTCTTTAGGAGTGTCAAAGCAACAGGACTTAGTAAGTAGTGGGCAAGACtacattgttaaaaaaaaaaaaagttgcccccaggggcagctaggtaacacagcaGATAGAGTATCATGTCTGgtgttgggaggtcctgggtttaaatctgtcctcagacacttcctagctgtgtgaccttgggcaagtcatttaacctcaattgcctagcctttgtcactcttctatcatggaattgattctaagatagaaggtaagggtttaattttttttaaaaatatgccacTTCCAGTGGGTATGGGAAAGCTGCTTCTATAATTGGACTTATTCCTTTCACCTTCGATCTAGGATGTACTCTCCCAAACTTTTCACATTACAGTTTGTGGCACTGTctttgatataaaaaaaattaattatagatCTGGTTCCCATTCTTTTAGCCCTACATTAAATTCCACagctttcattctttgtactttccAAAGATGAGagtaaggagaaaaaagaggtatTGTCCACTGAAACTAAATAATACTTGCTCTATGTAACAAAGAAAGATAATCTTATTATAACATTTATTTCAGAGACTAGTCCAGTTGTGGTTCTTCAGAGGGAACAGTAGGGATGTAGAAAGGTCCCTcattcttaaagagaaaaaaatcaatggtaAGATGGCATAAGAGAGATGGTCCTCCTGGAAGACTAAGGTCTCTCCTTACTGTTTATGAATAGAGGAAGGGTAAGTCAGTCCGTAAGATGAGAGACAATATTTAGAGAGAGTGAGTGGATAAAAGGCCACCTGAACTGATGGAAGTATCTGTTCTTAACACTTGAAAAACACTccctcaaaaacaaaaagaaaaaacccaaagttcagatttggcctcccTATAAGATTTTGCCTCTTCTTTGTTGAAAGACTAGTTAAGATTGTCAAAGTACTCTGGGTCTTCTTAAAAgcagagaaagtgaagaaaaaactaagaattaaagaaaaaatatagacttTTGCCAGAATCATTCAGAGAATCTTTCTGGTTTCTTTAGCCTAAACTATCTAGATAATTGTATTCACTTTGATTTATTCTAGTGTGATAAAAATGAGCACAAGTGCCCCACTCACTTAAATAAACAAAACCTGGCAtcagaaggtaggagtaaaaaATGCAGTTATTTATTCCTTTCATGAAAGTGGGGCACTTCAATTATGGGCTAAGAAGTGCCAATTGACTAGGCAGCAAGCAGGCAATATATAAAAATTCCCAGtgcaacccctcccccccacccccagccttgACTTACAATTTAAAACATGTGTGCTTCTAATCCAGTTCAGGTGAGGTAAGGGGAGCAAGAGAGTTGTTTATGGCACTTTCTTTTATCAATTTTTCCCAGGCTTGTCCTGGAGTCTTCCGTCAACAAAAAGTAACAAACTAGTCTTCCACATCCCTTTTCTCAACTGGGGGTGTTAACTGGGTATTTTTTGCTTGAGAATAAGGGGGGGGGTGTAAACTGAAtgctcattctgagaatagcacACTTAATTCCATCTCACTCAGATTGCTCCCTATGAGTAGTTTCtaatttcttcctctaatttttcctttaaatttcttaGAAACATCCACTCTTCTAATGTTAGTACTGGAAGGGTCCTTATACAAGATTCAGTTgagcatcattttacagatgacatcAGGTGACTAGCTGAGTCAGACCTGGAATCTGGGAAAATTTCtgatagggaaagaaaaaagggagtgaATGCTGAGATATGATACATCTTATTAATCATGGCATTTTATTGACAAAGTTGTTTTATAGAAACTAGCTTTATTTTTGCTTCAGTCAGATCCATGTTGATTTCAAACCTTTTGGGGAAGGGAGGTGAAGAGGAGGGTGAGGAGAAAAGTGGATATATAAATGGCAACTCCATATAGGTCAGCATTGCCTGTGCCAATGTTCCTCAGGTCACTATGGCACTCAATTGTTAGTCCACCAAACttaacatttccatttttaacatgttttagTGTTCTTCCTTATGCTTAAACCTAACACCTCCCACTGTAGCATAAGCCATTTACAATAGTCAGTCCTAATTACAGATAGAAAACAACTGGTCACCTTCCTCTGTATCCTAAAGATATTCttaattgcttaccatctctgagaacagggagaggatggagggagacaatttagaatctcataattttggaaacatttgttgaaaattgttattacatgcaattgggaaaataaaatatctttgaataataaataagattGTTGTTCttgtagcattcttttctttaagcTGTATTCTTAATTGCCTTAAATTTTCTTAATATCCAGCCCTTTAATCATCTCCTGCCAGGAGAGGATCAAGGATGAATCAGCATCTTGTATAGGAGTTCTGTacttcaaaacaaaatttaaatgccTTTGGGCAGTATTCATGGCATTTTGTCATATACTCTAGAATTTTCCTTCTCATTAGCATAGATATTGGGACATAAATTTATTATTAGTGAAGTCTAACTGGAGTTGAATGGCTCAGACTGGCTCAGGTGTTGCTCTTTTTCTCTGGACTTCAAGTCAGTGGTTTCCAAGGTCCTGAtctcttctctgtttttattttgacAGGAATATCTCCAGGGGAAACGATTATTTCATGGAGATATAGCAGCCAGGAATGTCCTGATCCAGGGTGACCTCACTGCCAAGCTCTGTGGGCTGGGTCTGGCATATGAAATCCATGCTCGAGGTGCCATCTCCTCCAAACGGATAGTACCCCTAAAGTGGCAAGCCCCTGAGAGACTCCTGCTGAAGCCTGCAGGGATCAGAGGAGATGTGTATGGTTTGCTTTTGCTCAGTAGTTCTTTTCCTGCTGCGCTCAACCTAATGGAAAGTTTCCCAAGACCACATATGGGACTTTattccaaaaaaataataatcaaataagATCTGATTAGTGGTGAGGGTCAAACTTAAAGAAATCTGAGGTGAAATGTTTGTCTTCAGactcttctatttccttcctccttcccccccccccccatttttcagCTTCTGGTTCCCTATTAGACAACTAGTACTCCAGCTCAGATCTCGTTTCAGAGGAGAAAACCTATCTGGTAAATCCATTACCATTATATTTAAGTGTTAGTATGTGTTTTTCTC belongs to Gracilinanus agilis isolate LMUSP501 chromosome 5, AgileGrace, whole genome shotgun sequence and includes:
- the STYK1 gene encoding tyrosine-protein kinase STYK1, with the translated sequence MGDSRRMTRILLECNLTDKLCILRENQYEVVIVPTLFVAAFLILLGVILWLHFRGQRAQRQPPGLQGIAPIPPSRGLSWEAAGLGGNIFVPQKQNSVEDLLQSNASTLAKLQISREQLSEDVEEIHIGTCGTIYRAKMNTGDSSKSKSVVLKALREPTGFHEIQDFLGRIHFHHFLGKHKNLVQLEGCCTQKLPLYMVLEDVTHGDLLNFLWTCRRDVMTMDGLLYDLTEKQVYHIGRQVLMALEYLQGKRLFHGDIAARNVLIQGDLTAKLCGLGLAYEIHARGAISSKRIVPLKWQAPERLLLKPAGIRGDVWSFGILLYEMVTLGAPPYPEVPPTQILQYLQRRRVMKRPSSCKSTMYNIMKSCWRWSEENRPSPTQLRLRLEAASQGADDKAVLQVPELVVPELYAAVAGISVESISSNYSIL